The window AAGCCGACTTCCGCTGTATAAAATGGACGTTGATAACCGAGATCACAACTTGAATTGAAGCCAAGTCAGAAAAAATTCGGTCAACTCTAAGCTGTAATCACGCCAACCCATTGCCCGATAACAAAGGTAACTTCCTGATCAGGGTCACGACGAGCGTGCCGCTAGTGGCGAAATCACGAAGGCGAGGGAACCAGGTTCCAGGGCGGGTTATGGCCGTTGGGGCCATGTAACACCAATGGATAGGGCTGTTTCAAAGTATCAAAGCCCCATGGTATCCAGGGCTTTGTATGGGTCAGCAGAAAAAGCATCAATCGATTCAGTAACCGAATCGAAGCCGGACAACCGGACGAGACTAATCGCTATGTTGCGACAGGCCGCCCGCACTTGTGGTGCACCCGGTTGACGAGTAATGGAAGCATCCTCGCCCATAACAACATCCCTGACCCAGTGGAGACCATTCTCAATCGCCGCCCAATGGTCGCGGGTTATCTCGATAATTTCATCCGGTGATGCCTCAGCCGCTGACAACGACGTGACCCCATAGACAATAGTTTCCGTGGTTTTGTTGGGTTTTACTTCCTGTCGGGTGCGTTTCAGACAAAAGACTTGGGCGACATCCGGCCAGTCAAGGTAACCATTCAGGTTCGTCGAAACCCAGATTTCCCGTATTTCAATCCGACCATGTCCTTTTTTGACCTGCCGGGCATGGTCAAACGGGGCTACGCCAGGGCGGCGGGGTGGCGTAAACAGTTGGACCAGTGCCTGAAGCATTTTGGGCCGATTGCCTTTGACATACATCACATAATGCCCCCCTGCTCGCCGAATCTG of the Candidatus Leptovillus gracilis genome contains:
- a CDS encoding ISAs1 family transposase, with the translated sequence MAAVCHQLRFVLNQVAVADKTNEITCVPTLLEHLLLKGLVITVDALLTQQQIATQIRRAGGHYVMYVKGNRPKMLQALVQLFTPPRRPGVAPFDHARQVKKGHGRIEIREIWVSTNLNGYLDWPDVAQVFCLKRTRQEVKPNKTTETIVYGVTSLSAAEASPDEIIEITRDHWAAIENGLHWVRDVVMGEDASITRQPGAPQVRAACRNIAISLVRLSGFDSVTESIDAFSADPYKALDTMGL